Proteins from a genomic interval of Salinarchaeum sp. Harcht-Bsk1:
- a CDS encoding class I SAM-dependent methyltransferase, whose amino-acid sequence MGYHTFDASRADKLERAERRFRFCSAEELRWALGADADATVADLGSGTGFFTDVVAPHVETCHAVDVQAAMHEYYREKGVPENVELVTSGVADLPFEDDALDGAFSTMTYHEFASDEALTELGRVLTESGRLAILDWSARGSGEAGPPVEERFSAAETTAALEDHGFAVEHAAERPETFLLVAIAQ is encoded by the coding sequence ATGGGCTACCACACGTTCGACGCCTCCCGCGCCGACAAACTCGAGCGGGCGGAGCGTCGCTTCCGATTCTGTTCTGCCGAAGAGCTGCGCTGGGCGCTCGGTGCCGACGCCGACGCCACGGTCGCCGACCTCGGCAGCGGCACCGGTTTCTTCACCGACGTGGTCGCACCGCACGTCGAGACCTGCCACGCCGTCGACGTCCAGGCGGCGATGCACGAGTACTACCGCGAGAAGGGGGTCCCGGAGAACGTCGAACTGGTGACCAGCGGCGTCGCCGACCTGCCCTTCGAGGACGACGCACTCGACGGCGCCTTCTCGACGATGACCTACCACGAGTTCGCGAGCGACGAGGCGCTCACCGAACTCGGGCGGGTGCTCACCGAGAGCGGCCGACTCGCGATCCTCGATTGGAGCGCACGGGGATCCGGCGAGGCGGGACCGCCAGTCGAGGAGCGCTTCAGCGCCGCGGAGACCACGGCAGCGCTCGAGGACCACGGCTTCGCGGTCGAGCACGCCGCCGAGCGGCCGGAGACGTTCCTCCTCGTCGCGATCGCACAGTAA
- a CDS encoding RtcB family protein, translating to MTTFDADGITLEQVEEYVWEIPQSGDMRVPARVFASEALLEEISDDKTLQQLTNTTNLPGITSHAICMPDGHQGYGFPVGGVGAMDAEDGCISPGAVGYDINCLPGDTEVLLEYGRSVPIEELRDRFEEERAIVADGNLESADIRLFTERDGATVYEIETDTGDVIEATADHPISTHDGMVDVEDLAVGDEVRLQPFRGIEDKEPEAFTLLDESDFEDDNPQLVRALTDRDLLPLRSTDDAFHRLLKLVGFHTGDGAIGAGGQTWFYGDPEDLASIQDDIRAIGFTPSKIYERDRSHEVNGNQFEATEYSVRGSSKAFQQLLLKLGAPDGRKIESDFTTPEYFDRLATWQQALYASAYFGAEMNAPAAQHDKNLYCPKVSQTRVAEHADAAEQFLIDLASFLADLGIETNPIERFETDSSADRETERLRLGIKNDSQNLIQFFSTVGYRYNRSKRRKSIKALQYCKRKEREIERRVDIADQARAMADGGTPVPEIKTEFEINDRFIERSVWSGRDGRPRPPLDFPDFDDYCDALSVGDDLSVDATIESIEPAGERTVYDIGVDHPAHNFVANGFVVSNCGVRMMTTDLTYEDIQGNEQELVESLFANVPCGLGGGGIVETDVDTIDEILDRGVEWAVENGFGVEDDLLHCEDEGRRPDADPSAITQKAKNRGKNQVGSLGSGNHFLEVQRVTDVYREDVADSFDLEENQIVVLIHCGSRGLGHQTCNDYLRKIEQTHEGLLDQLPDRELAAAPAGSQLAEEYYGAMCAAINFAWVNRQLIMHRVRQVFEKTFDRSWEDMEMELLYDVAHNIAKKEVHEVGLDEHGAAVPRDRAESTEERELYVHRKGATRAFPAGREEVPAAYRDVGQPIIIPGSMGAGSYVLRGGEESMARTFGSTAHGAGRLMSRTQAKKDYWGGDVQTDLREQQHVYVKADSGATIAEEAPGVYKDVDEVVRVSDALGIGDRVARTFPVCNVKG from the coding sequence ATGACCACCTTCGACGCCGACGGGATCACCCTGGAGCAGGTCGAGGAGTACGTCTGGGAGATCCCGCAGTCCGGCGACATGCGGGTCCCCGCACGGGTCTTCGCCAGCGAGGCGCTGCTCGAGGAGATCTCCGACGACAAGACCCTCCAGCAGCTCACAAACACGACCAACCTCCCCGGGATCACGAGCCACGCGATCTGCATGCCCGACGGACACCAGGGCTACGGCTTCCCGGTCGGTGGCGTGGGCGCGATGGACGCCGAGGACGGCTGCATCTCGCCGGGAGCGGTGGGCTACGACATCAACTGCTTGCCGGGCGATACGGAAGTGCTCCTGGAGTACGGTCGGAGCGTGCCGATCGAGGAGCTACGCGACCGGTTCGAGGAGGAGCGTGCAATTGTGGCCGACGGCAACCTCGAATCCGCCGACATCAGGCTGTTTACCGAGCGCGACGGGGCCACAGTCTACGAGATCGAGACCGACACGGGCGACGTGATCGAGGCGACGGCCGACCACCCGATCTCCACGCATGATGGCATGGTCGATGTCGAGGATCTCGCCGTCGGCGACGAGGTTCGACTCCAGCCGTTCCGTGGTATCGAGGACAAGGAGCCCGAGGCGTTCACGCTTCTCGACGAGTCCGACTTCGAAGACGATAACCCCCAGCTCGTACGGGCGCTCACGGACAGGGATCTCCTCCCGCTTCGATCGACCGACGACGCGTTTCACCGACTGCTCAAGCTCGTGGGCTTTCACACCGGCGACGGAGCGATCGGTGCCGGCGGACAGACGTGGTTCTACGGCGATCCGGAGGACCTTGCGTCGATTCAGGACGACATTCGCGCGATCGGATTCACGCCGTCGAAGATCTACGAGCGCGATCGCTCCCACGAGGTGAACGGGAACCAGTTCGAGGCGACGGAGTACAGTGTCCGTGGCTCCTCGAAGGCGTTCCAGCAGCTCCTGTTGAAGCTTGGTGCACCCGACGGCCGGAAGATCGAGTCGGACTTCACCACTCCCGAGTACTTCGACCGCCTCGCCACGTGGCAACAGGCGCTCTACGCGTCAGCGTACTTCGGGGCAGAGATGAACGCGCCCGCTGCCCAGCACGACAAGAATCTATACTGCCCGAAAGTTTCCCAGACGAGGGTCGCCGAGCACGCAGATGCCGCCGAGCAGTTCCTGATCGACCTCGCGAGCTTCCTCGCGGACCTCGGTATCGAGACGAACCCGATCGAACGGTTCGAGACGGACTCCAGTGCAGACCGAGAAACCGAACGACTCCGCCTGGGGATCAAGAACGACTCCCAGAATCTGATCCAGTTCTTCTCCACGGTCGGCTACCGCTACAATCGATCGAAGCGACGGAAATCGATCAAGGCGTTGCAGTACTGCAAGCGGAAGGAACGCGAGATCGAGCGTCGCGTCGACATCGCCGACCAGGCCAGGGCGATGGCCGACGGGGGCACGCCCGTCCCGGAGATCAAGACAGAGTTCGAGATCAACGATCGGTTCATCGAGCGGAGCGTCTGGAGTGGCCGCGACGGTCGCCCACGTCCGCCTCTCGATTTTCCCGACTTCGACGACTACTGTGATGCCCTATCCGTCGGCGACGACCTCTCGGTCGATGCTACCATCGAATCGATCGAGCCGGCCGGCGAACGAACGGTCTACGATATCGGTGTCGATCATCCGGCACACAACTTCGTTGCGAACGGGTTCGTCGTCTCGAACTGCGGCGTCAGGATGATGACGACGGACCTCACCTACGAGGACATCCAGGGGAACGAACAGGAACTCGTCGAGAGCCTGTTCGCGAACGTCCCCTGCGGCCTCGGCGGCGGTGGGATCGTCGAGACCGACGTCGACACGATCGACGAGATTCTCGATCGGGGGGTCGAGTGGGCCGTCGAGAACGGCTTCGGCGTCGAGGACGACCTGCTGCACTGCGAGGACGAGGGCCGACGGCCCGACGCGGATCCCAGCGCGATCACGCAGAAGGCGAAAAACCGGGGGAAGAACCAGGTCGGAAGCCTCGGCAGTGGCAACCACTTCCTCGAGGTCCAGCGCGTCACCGACGTCTACCGCGAGGACGTGGCCGATTCTTTCGACCTCGAGGAGAACCAGATCGTCGTCCTGATCCACTGTGGCTCCCGCGGCCTCGGCCACCAGACCTGCAACGACTACCTCCGGAAGATCGAGCAGACGCACGAGGGCCTGCTCGACCAGCTGCCGGACAGGGAGCTCGCCGCCGCGCCCGCCGGCTCCCAGCTCGCCGAGGAGTACTACGGCGCGATGTGCGCGGCGATCAACTTCGCGTGGGTGAACCGCCAACTGATCATGCACCGGGTGCGGCAGGTCTTCGAGAAGACCTTCGATCGCTCCTGGGAGGACATGGAGATGGAGCTCCTCTACGACGTCGCCCACAACATCGCGAAGAAGGAGGTCCACGAGGTCGGCCTCGACGAGCACGGCGCCGCGGTCCCTCGCGACCGCGCGGAATCCACCGAAGAACGCGAACTGTACGTCCACCGCAAGGGCGCGACCCGCGCGTTCCCGGCGGGTCGCGAGGAGGTCCCCGCCGCGTACCGCGACGTGGGCCAGCCGATCATCATCCCCGGGAGCATGGGCGCGGGCTCCTACGTCCTCCGGGGCGGCGAGGAGTCGATGGCGCGTACCTTCGGCTCGACGGCCCACGGCGCCGGACGATTGATGAGCCGGACGCAGGCGAAGAAGGACTACTGGGGCGGCGACGTGCAGACGGACCTCCGCGAACAGCAGCACGTCTACGTCAAAGCCGACAGCGGCGCCACGATCGCGGAGGAGGCGCCGGGCGTCTACAAGGACGTCGACGAGGTCGTCCGGGTCTCGGATGCGCTGGGCATCGGCGATCGGGTCGCGCGGACGTTCCCGGTCTGCAACGTCAAGGGGTAG
- a CDS encoding DUF2892 domain-containing protein: protein MALTPNVGKTDRIVRGIVGALLLVAAAVTFSSGSTALAAVAGVVGVVLLVTAATQFCGLYRVLGMSTCPADRA from the coding sequence ATGGCACTCACGCCGAACGTCGGAAAGACGGACCGGATCGTCCGAGGTATCGTTGGCGCACTCCTGCTGGTCGCGGCAGCGGTCACGTTCTCGAGCGGGAGCACCGCCCTGGCTGCCGTCGCCGGCGTCGTCGGCGTCGTCTTGCTCGTCACCGCGGCCACGCAGTTCTGCGGCCTGTACAGAGTACTGGGGATGAGCACCTGCCCCGCGGATCGCGCCTGA
- a CDS encoding ribonucleotide-diphosphate reductase subunit beta yields the protein MSNVASPPTGIDRDHRSYQYYRTEVERHWDPADVALEDDVEALVDAPAAVLDGLRDALAKFGAGEQSVTADLAPLGVVLDGIEDQSFLATQCYEEAKHADFFDRYWREVIRQVERERDVAVSSPTDERWFDPDYETLFDRQETYLHALLDEDTPETRARAYSVYHLVVEGIFARTGYYGLRTVYGDESDETPTLPGLVEGVRLIQGDEGRHVGFGIAKLRELVHERGVDPSLIEETVGELATLVQGSLAATMEQTEGAIPEAVDVDLVEYALEKHGERMTQITATDRSTADQPPGEDR from the coding sequence ATGAGTAACGTCGCGAGCCCACCGACCGGTATCGACCGCGACCACCGGAGCTACCAGTACTATCGGACCGAGGTCGAGCGCCACTGGGACCCGGCCGACGTCGCGCTCGAGGACGACGTCGAGGCGCTCGTGGACGCCCCTGCGGCGGTGCTGGACGGACTGCGCGACGCGCTCGCCAAGTTCGGGGCGGGCGAGCAGTCGGTGACTGCCGACCTCGCGCCACTCGGCGTCGTGCTCGACGGCATCGAGGACCAGTCCTTTCTCGCGACGCAGTGTTACGAGGAGGCGAAACACGCCGACTTCTTCGACCGGTACTGGCGGGAGGTGATCCGGCAGGTCGAGCGCGAGCGCGACGTCGCCGTCTCGTCGCCGACCGACGAGCGGTGGTTCGACCCGGACTACGAGACGCTGTTCGATCGCCAGGAGACGTACCTGCACGCGCTCCTGGACGAGGATACCCCGGAAACGAGAGCCCGTGCCTACAGCGTCTACCACCTCGTCGTCGAGGGGATCTTCGCCCGGACGGGGTACTACGGGCTGCGGACGGTCTACGGCGACGAGTCCGACGAGACGCCGACGCTCCCCGGGCTGGTCGAGGGGGTCCGCCTGATCCAGGGCGACGAGGGACGGCACGTCGGCTTCGGGATCGCGAAGCTCCGGGAGCTCGTCCACGAACGTGGCGTCGACCCCAGTCTGATCGAGGAGACCGTCGGCGAGCTCGCGACGCTCGTCCAGGGATCGCTCGCGGCCACCATGGAGCAGACCGAGGGAGCGATCCCCGAAGCGGTCGACGTCGACCTCGTCGAGTACGCGCTCGAGAAACACGGCGAGCGAATGACGCAGATCACGGCCACCGATCGGTCGACGGCGGACCAGCCGCCCGGTGAGGACCGCTGA
- a CDS encoding deoxyribodipyrimidine photo-lyase has translation MPLHWHRRDLRPADNVGLAAAADAATDDAGTDAPDERADGDLLALFVLDDALLAHAGPPRVAFMLEALAELRGWYRDHGSDLLLAHGDPREVVPEVAVASDVDLVTWNRDYSKIARERDSAVRRELADREIDRASYDDAVCHAPGSILTSEGEHYSVFSYYWRKWAERDPGEPPAAPDADRLASPDRLAAVEAAKLRNLDDPIPGLDDLGVPEPTADVQPGTRADGLDRLHQFCDGPIYEYDDRRDDPAAAATSRLSPHLSFGTLGPREVHAAVEAAKADAPDDDARENSEEYRRQLCWREFYAQVLADNPDMPTTPLKDFQNPIEWRDDPEALQAWKDGKTGFPIVDAGMRQLREEAFMHNRLRMIVASFLTKDLLLDWREGLAWFRERLVDHDPANDAGGWQWAASVGVDAQPYFRVFNPVTQGERHDPDAEYIRRYVPELRDVEPDVIHDWSELSPTQRQRTAPAYPAPIVDHAERREEAIATFERARGDE, from the coding sequence GTGCCCCTCCACTGGCACCGCCGGGACCTCCGCCCGGCGGACAACGTCGGGCTCGCGGCGGCCGCGGACGCCGCGACGGACGACGCGGGAACCGACGCACCGGACGAGCGCGCAGACGGCGACCTCCTGGCGCTGTTCGTCCTCGACGACGCGCTGCTCGCCCACGCCGGCCCGCCACGGGTCGCGTTCATGCTGGAAGCGCTCGCGGAACTCCGCGGGTGGTACCGCGACCATGGCAGCGACCTCCTCCTGGCCCACGGTGACCCACGCGAGGTCGTCCCCGAGGTCGCAGTGGCGTCCGACGTCGACCTCGTCACGTGGAACCGCGACTACTCGAAGATCGCTCGCGAGCGCGACAGTGCAGTCCGCCGAGAACTCGCCGACCGCGAGATCGACCGGGCGTCCTACGACGACGCCGTCTGTCACGCACCCGGTTCGATCCTCACGAGCGAGGGCGAGCACTACTCCGTGTTCAGCTACTACTGGCGGAAGTGGGCAGAACGCGACCCCGGCGAGCCGCCGGCCGCGCCCGACGCCGATCGCCTCGCGAGCCCCGACCGGCTGGCGGCCGTCGAGGCTGCGAAACTTCGGAATCTCGACGATCCCATCCCGGGTCTCGACGACCTCGGCGTTCCCGAGCCGACTGCCGACGTCCAGCCCGGCACCCGCGCCGACGGACTCGACCGGCTCCACCAGTTCTGCGACGGCCCGATCTACGAATACGACGACAGGCGGGACGATCCGGCAGCCGCAGCCACCTCCAGGCTCTCGCCGCACCTTTCCTTCGGCACGCTCGGACCGCGGGAGGTCCACGCCGCCGTCGAGGCGGCCAAGGCCGACGCGCCGGACGACGACGCTCGGGAGAACTCTGAGGAGTACCGCCGCCAACTGTGCTGGCGGGAGTTCTACGCCCAGGTGCTCGCGGACAATCCCGACATGCCGACGACGCCGCTCAAGGACTTCCAGAATCCCATCGAGTGGCGGGACGACCCCGAGGCGCTCCAGGCCTGGAAGGACGGGAAGACCGGCTTTCCGATCGTCGACGCGGGCATGCGACAGCTCCGCGAGGAGGCGTTCATGCACAACCGCCTGCGGATGATCGTCGCCTCCTTCCTCACCAAGGACCTCCTGCTCGACTGGCGCGAGGGGCTGGCCTGGTTCCGCGAGCGCCTCGTCGACCACGATCCGGCCAACGACGCCGGCGGCTGGCAGTGGGCCGCGTCGGTCGGCGTCGACGCCCAGCCGTACTTCCGGGTGTTCAACCCCGTTACGCAGGGCGAGCGCCACGACCCCGACGCCGAGTACATCAGACGGTACGTCCCCGAACTCCGCGACGTCGAGCCAGACGTGATCCACGACTGGTCGGAGCTCTCACCGACCCAGCGCCAGCGGACGGCGCCGGCGTACCCCGCGCCGATCGTCGACCACGCCGAGCGCCGGGAGGAAGCGATCGCGACGTTCGAACGAGCCCGCGGCGACGAGTAG